TTACATATAAAACTATTGAAACCATTGCGACTGAATCTATCGGTCGAAAAAATCCGTCTGAATTAATTCAAGAAAATTCATCTGCAATAAAATTCAAAAATAAATCACGAATTCCGTTAATATCTAAATGCAAAAAGAACCATACAGAGGCTTGTCTTCAGAATTCTATAAGTGATTTAATTTTGAGCGAAGCGAATAAAAGAAATTTGACTTTAAAAAATGACACTCTAAAAATTGGTGTTAGAATAAATAAAGATGGCTCGACTTCAATAATGGATAATGAAACTAAAAATTCGGAACTTAAAGAGGTAGTAACAGATGTTTTATCTTCAATGGAGTTAATTGAACCAGCATATATTAAAAGTCTAAAAAGGTATGAAACTGTTTCCTATTCGTGGTATATACTTATTAATAATAATGAAATCACTAACCGATTTAAGAACTGAAAAAATAAAAAACTAATGGCAACAACGTGTATAATTAATGGCTAGTTCGAGCCTACTTACGAAAATCCTCGCGGATTTTCTATTCGGTTTTTATTTGCTAAATTAGGTGCTTAAACACGCCACTAATCATACACAACCACGTTGCCAACCATTTGAAAAAAAATCGAACTAATAATAAAAATATGGAATTATTTAACCAACTAAAAGGACTCGCAGACAAAGTAGAACAGCTGAAAGACCGAATTGAAACAGAAGAAAGTACAAAACACGCTTTCACTTTACCGTTCATAAATATTTTAGGTTATGACGCATTTAATCCGACAGAAGTTGTGCCTGAATTTACTGCCGATTTAGGATTAAAAAAAGGAGAAAAAGTTGATTATGCGATTTTTCAAAATGGTGCACCGATTTTAATTATTGAGTGTAAAAATTGGAAACAGGATTTAAATGTTCATAATTCTCAACTATTTAGATATTTTCACGTTTCAAAGACAAGATTTGCTCTTTTAACAAACGGAATTATTTATAGATTCTACACAGATTTAGAAGAAACCAATAAAATGGATGAAAAACCATTTTTGGAATTTGATATTACAAATCTAAAAGAAAGTACAGTTAAGGAAATTGAGAAATTTCATAAGTCAAAATTTGATGTTTCCAAAATAGTTGATAATGCAAGTAATTTAAAATATACAAGAGAAATCAAAACTTTGATTGACAATGAACTTCAGTCACCTTCTCAAGAATTTGTTCGACTATTTGCAAACAAAGCATATAACGGAAGACTTACTTCAAATGTAATGGACGAATTTACAGAAATTGTAAGTAAAGCTTTTACACAAATAATTAGCGAAAAAGTAAGCGACAGACTAAATTCTGCCTTAAATAAAGAAGTGGAAAAACAGAAAGTGGAAGAAGTTGAGGAAGAACCTAAAAGCAAAGTAGAAACTACAGAAGAAGAATTGGAAGCATTTGCAATTGTAGTTGCAATTTTGAGAAGAAAATTATCGAAAGAAAGAATTGTTTCGAGAGACACTCAATCCTATTTCGGAATTTTATTAGACGATAATAATAGAAAGCCACTTTGCAGACTTCATTTAAACGGAGGAAATAAATACATTAGCATTTTTGACGACAATAAAAAGGAAATTAAAGAACCTATAAATTCAATTGACGAGATTTATAACTTTGAAAAACAATTACTGAAAACAGTCGAAAATTATAATGCAGAATAAAAAACGGTTGGCAACACCGTATATAATTAATGGCTGGTTCTCGCCTACTTACGAAAATCCTCGCGGATTTTCTATTTGGTGTTTATTTGCTAAATTTCGTGCTTAAAACACGCCACTAATCATATACAAAAACGTTATGTACAATGGCGCACACTCTTAAACCAATCACACGTGCTATTGCGCCACAGTACATAACACGTGTTATAGTGCATAGCTTTAGGTTCGCGCTTAATTCAAGAGTTTGTGCGTATCTGCCCATAATTAAATATTTTCTATCACAATATATTTTTTATCATTTATCTCAACATAACCAGCAATTCGGTGTTTACTTTCTTCTAAGTAGATACCAGATTGTTCAGGCTCTACTACGGTACTCATTTGTGGTGTTTCGTTATATCTTAAACAACCTACATTGTTTATAAAATGGTTGGTAGATTTATTGGGTACTTCAATCAGTCTTAATTTTTTCATTTGTAAAATATTTAATTATTAATTCAGTTCTTAATTCAATCATTGTGCATTTCAAGGCTACGCACCATACCACTATTCGTTAGGCAACATTTGAAAACACAACAATATGAAGAGAATTTCAATAATATTTTTAACATCTATTTTACTCATTAACTGCAAAAAGCAACAAGAAATTAATATTGAGTATTTATCGGAAAAATTCAATGAGAGTGTTGAAAAAATTAATATAGTTCAATATGATATTGAAAATATAATGACATTTTCAAATGGAAACGTTTGGGACAATAAAGGTTTTGCTGTTCTTGAAAAAAAACCTTCTGACACAATTTTTGGATTTTCATTTTATGGAATAAGAAATGACATTAATAAATCATCCATTTACAAAGATGGAATTGGATTTCAAATCTCAAATGAAAAAAATAATTTTAGGCAAGAAAGAGGAGGTCTGCATTTTTTAGGAAGTCCAGGTGGACAAATGGTTTATAAAGACTTCTTCAAATTAGAGACTGATT
The DNA window shown above is from Polaribacter sp. Hel_I_88 and carries:
- a CDS encoding type I restriction endonuclease → MELFNQLKGLADKVEQLKDRIETEESTKHAFTLPFINILGYDAFNPTEVVPEFTADLGLKKGEKVDYAIFQNGAPILIIECKNWKQDLNVHNSQLFRYFHVSKTRFALLTNGIIYRFYTDLEETNKMDEKPFLEFDITNLKESTVKEIEKFHKSKFDVSKIVDNASNLKYTREIKTLIDNELQSPSQEFVRLFANKAYNGRLTSNVMDEFTEIVSKAFTQIISEKVSDRLNSALNKEVEKQKVEEVEEEPKSKVETTEEELEAFAIVVAILRRKLSKERIVSRDTQSYFGILLDDNNRKPLCRLHLNGGNKYISIFDDNKKEIKEPINSIDEIYNFEKQLLKTVENYNAE